Part of the Arthrobacter gengyunqii genome is shown below.
AGCGGCTGCGGCTGGAGGCCTACCGCAAGCTGGCTTCAGCCGTGACGTACGAGGCGATCGACGAGGTGCTGGCCGAGCTGGTGGACCGCTACGGCGAGCCGCCGCAGGCCGTGCAGAACCTCATTGACGTGGCCCGGTTCCGGGTTAACGCGCGTGAAGCCGGGTTGACGGACGTGGCGCTGCAGGGGAACTTCATCAAGTTTGCCCCGGCGGACCTGCCCGAATCCCGGACCATGCGCCTGCAGCGGATGTATCCCGGCGCGCAGGTGAAGCCGGCGCTGAACGCGGTGCTGGTGCCCAAGCCCAAGACCGCGCGGATCGGCGGGCGGGACCTGGTCGACGCCGAGATCCTGGCCTGGGCCCAGCAGGTGGTGGACGCGGTTTTCAAGGAGTGAATCGGGCCGCCGGATCGTCCGGACGGGGCGTTCCGGCGGCCCGTCCGGTCAGACCGGCTGGGTAAGCGCCACAATGAAGACGGCCACGCACATCAAGGCAGTGGCAATAACAATCCCGTAGCCGATGCGCGTGATGCGCTGCTGACGGGCTCGGTCCTGGCGCCATTCCCGGCGCGTCATGGTGGTGCTCATGAACTCGAATATAGGAGCCTGCGTTACTGGTTTCTTAGCGTAATCTCTACGTGCCTGACCGCCGTAAGTACGCGTAAATCACTTGGGCAGGTGCCACGGGCGCGCTGGTAGCCGGACATCCGGCACGTTAAGCACATCAGCACGCAGCCGATCGGGCTGCGTGCTGATGCTTCGTAAAAGTGGTGTTACAGGCCTGCGGCGCGGCCCTCGGCCAGTTCCTTCGCCGTGTCGGAACGGCCCATCATGAACGGGACGAAGTACGCCAGCGTACCCAGACCCAGGCAGATGGCCATCGGCCAAACGTTGTCCAGGGTCAGCCAGGTCAGCGAGTAAAGCCCGACCACGAAGATGGCCAGGTAGATGACAAAAGTGATGAGGTTGCTGACAAGGTGCCCTTCACCCGAGTGCGTGGGCTGCTTGGACCGTGTTCCTGCCATGGTGATTCTCCGTTTCAAAAAGATTTCAGTAGCCGGCGGATTAGTAGTCCGACGCGGCGTTCCCACCCTTAACAATAGCGATACCGGAGCTTGCTCCGATACGCGTGGCTCCGGCGTCGATCATTGCCTGCGCATCTTCGCGCGAGCGGACGCCTCCGGAGGCCTTCACGCCGAGGTCCGGTCCGACGGTGCGGCGCATCAGGGCAATGTCCTCAACGGTGGCTCCGCCGCCGTTGAAACCGGTGGAGGTTTTTACGAAATCCGCGCCGGCTTCGACTGCAGCCTCGCAGGCAAGGACCTTCTGCTCATCGGTGAGCTTGGAGGTTTCGATGATGACTTTCAGGATGCCGTTGCCGCTGTGGACCTCATCGGCCACGGCAGCGATGTCCCGGACGAGCGCGTCCCGGTCGCCGCGGCGGGCGGCGGCAATGTCGATCACCATGTCGATCTCGTCGGCACCGTCCTGCAGTGCACCCCTGGCTTCGAACACCTTAACCTCTGTGGTGGTGGCTCCCAGCGGGAAGCCGATCACCGAGCAGGTCAGCACGCCGCTGCCTTTGAGCGCGTTGCGCACGGTGCCAACCCACAGCGGGTTGACGCAAACGGACTTGAAGCCGTACTCGGCTGCTTCGGTGCAGACTTTCAGGATGTCCTCGCGGCTGGCCTCGGGCTTAAGGAGCGTGTGGTCAATGTAGGACGCAATGGGTGTAGACATGCCCACCATCTTGCCACAGGCGGGGGTGCTGTTTGGGCTTTAAAGGACTGTGGCCGGGTAAGCGTCTTTCGACGCCGACCCGGCCAGCCACAAGCGAATGATCGCTAGGTATTAGAAAATAATGGGAAACAACGTGGTAGCCGGCTTCACAATGGAAGGGGCAGCGCTGGGAGCGTCGGCTGAAGCCGGTCCCGCCACGCCCACAACTGTGATGGCTGCTGCAAGCAGAAGGGCTGATCCGAGCTTTTTCATATGGTTCCTCCAAGTGGCGAATGGCAACATAGTAATCATGGCGGAAAGTTGGGTTAAATACGAGGCTTTTGGCGGTGCAATCACAAATTCTTGATGACTTAATGCTGAAAACGGGTGTCTTCGTGACAGGTAACGTCCCGCGTGCCTAGTGAAGCGATGATGGTTGCGGAACTTCTGGAGTAGGGTGATCCTCGACACGTTAGTTTTTGAGTGCACAGTTAGGCAGCTGCAGTGGACGATTCCGTCGATCAAATTCTGAGCGAATACAAAGCTCTTCAGCACTGGGAGCGCAGGGAATACAAGGCTGCCTTGGAGCATGCAGCGGCCGCTGCCGAGAAAGCTCTCACCAAGGCCGACACCATCGGTTATTTGCGAATGGCCCTACTTCTAGCCGAATGCCAACTGGAACTTGGTCAAATGCAGG
Proteins encoded:
- the deoC gene encoding deoxyribose-phosphate aldolase, yielding MSTPIASYIDHTLLKPEASREDILKVCTEAAEYGFKSVCVNPLWVGTVRNALKGSGVLTCSVIGFPLGATTTEVKVFEARGALQDGADEIDMVIDIAAARRGDRDALVRDIAAVADEVHSGNGILKVIIETSKLTDEQKVLACEAAVEAGADFVKTSTGFNGGGATVEDIALMRRTVGPDLGVKASGGVRSREDAQAMIDAGATRIGASSGIAIVKGGNAASDY